Proteins encoded in a region of the Solanum dulcamara chromosome 9, daSolDulc1.2, whole genome shotgun sequence genome:
- the LOC129904665 gene encoding uncharacterized protein LOC129904665, producing the protein MAENSYPYPSTLNISNFVTIKLSNSSNYSLWKAQMLCLLESQELVGFIDGTNLIQLDLKWKRSDRLVKGWIFGSLAEEMLQYVAEKISARDVWLELEEICYHNSLDNFQEIKSTESKKDYKYYLPLYKASLCGDWENAKEFLKKDNEANRAHITSLLQTTLHIVIGSKKDDNAKFFIENLVNSITDDDALAIKDSFGETPLHYAARFGNLDAAKILVTRNSNLPNIVSNNGLYPIHLAAEYGYKSMDLVHYFFSVTKCSAPYSGRNGARLLHLLICLDLFDFAMYLLKISPDLAKYNSYGSSPLTLLATKTFGTSHVSSNKPIYLTNATSWNFLARANVNDIENAINETLLDKSKSNSFEWEYIRDEEWKHQNAIKLAECLCEKLQSLSGKEIKSVVGGSLLQAARFDNYKLIEIIVKFFPSSIYYCNKNGKNIFHVAVENRCKNVFKLVSQMNQHRHYLVTAVDSSNNTILHLAGKLSNENELNCNFGEALLMQEELRWFEAVKQILPPSYYECLNDKDKTAHQVFTEQHTNLRIQGEKWMKYIASPCAIIAALIIIVASIIFSGIKNYENTFLVSSRNGVFIAFIFSNTVSLSTSSISLFAFVSILTCRYAEEDFLRVFPKRLLLGLLALYASVEALILSFGCALYFVLRDNEIAFYAAFILVVLPILAFQHWRGPLINHLFSLVKKNNTML; encoded by the exons ATGGCAGAAAATTCATATCCTTATCCATCAACTCTTAATATATCAAATTTTGTTACCATAAAACTGTCTAATTCTTCCAACTATAGTCTATGGAAAGCACAAATGCTTTGTCTTCTTGAAAGTCAAGAATTAGTTGGTTTCATCGATGGAACTAATTTAATTCAATTAGACTTGAAGTGGAAAAGAAGTGATAGGCTTGTTAAAGGTTGgatttttggttctttggctGAAGAAATGCTTCAATATGTGGCTGAGAAAATCAGTGCTAGAGATGTTTGGTTGGAATTGGAGGAAATTTGCTACCATAATTCACTAGACAATTTTCAAG AAATAAAGAGCACAGAGTCGAAGAAAGATTACAAGTACTATTTGCCACTATACAAGGCTTCACTGTGTGGTGATTGGGAAAATGCAAAAGAATTCTTGAAAAAAGACAATGAAGCAAATAGAGCTCATATCACATCCTTGTTACAAACAACACTTCACATTGTAATCGGGTCAAAGAAGGACGACAATGCCAAGTTTTTCATTGAGAATTTGGTGAATTCAATAACAGATGATGATGCGTTAGCCATAAAAGATAGTTTCGGGGAAACACCTCTTCATTATGCTGCGCGTTTTGGCAACTTAGATGCTGCGAAAATTCTTGTCACAAGAAATTCGAATTTGCCAAATATTGTGTCTAATAATGGCCTTTATCCTATTCATTTAGCTGCTGAATATGGTTACAAATCTATGGATTTGGTTCATTACTTCTTCAGTGTCACAAAATGTTCTGCTCCTTATTCTGGTCGAAATGGTGCTAGGCTGCTACATCTATTGATATGTTTGGACTTGTTCG ATTTTGCTATGTACTTACTGAAAATTTCTCCTGATTTGGCAAAATACAACTCATATGGATCATCTCCTTTGACTCTGTTGGCTACAAAGACGTTTGGTACAAGTCATGTAAGCTCGAACAAGCCAATATATT TAACCAACGCTACATCATGGAATTTTCTAGCAAGAGCAAATGTCAATGATATCGAGAATGCAATCAACGAAACATTACTCGATAAATCAAAGTCTAATT CATTTGAATGGGAATACATCCGAGATGAAGAATGGAAACACCAAAATGCAATTAAATTAGCAGAATGCCTTTGCGAGAAACTACAAAGTTTAAGCGGGAAAGAAATCAAATCCGTTGTTGGTGGTTCTCTCCTCCAAGCCGCGCGTTTTGACAACTACAAGCTTATTGAAATTATCGTGAAATTTTTTCCTTCATCGATTTATTATTGCAACAAAAATGGGAAGAATATATTTCACGTTGCAGTAGAGAATCGCTGCAAAAACGTCTTTAAATTGGTCAGTCAAATGAATCAACATAGGCATTATCTCGTGACTGCAGTTGATTCATCTAACAACACAATCTTGCATTTGGCTGGAAAATTGTCTAATGAAAATGAGCTAAATTGTAACTTTGGGGAGGCTCTCCTGATGCAAGAAGAGTTGCGGTGGTTTGAG GCAGTGAAGCAAATATTACCACCTTCTTATTACGAGTGTTTAAACGACAAGGACAAAACTGCTCATCAAGTATTTACAGAGCAACACACAAATTTGAGAATACAAGGAGAGAAATGGATGAAATACATAGCAAGTCCATGCGCAATTATAGCAGCACTCATCATTATCGTCGCATCAATTATATTTTCAGGCATCAAAAACTACGAAAACACATTTTTGGTTTCCTCCAGAAACGGTGTTTTCATAGCATTCATCTTCTCCAACACAGTATCACTATCCACTTCCTCCATTTCCTTATTCGCATTCGTTTCTATTTTGACTTGTCGTTATGCGGAAGAAGATTTTCTACGTGTGTTCCCAAAGCGCCTATTATTGGGACTTCTCGCCTTGTACGCCTCTGTAGAAGCGTTGATACTGAGTTTTGGTTGTGCTCTGTATTTTGTGTTGAGGGACAATGAAATAGCGTTTTATGCGGCGTTTATACTTGTTGTATTGCCCATTTTAGCCTTTCAACATTGGCGAGGACCGCTTATTAATCATTTGTTTTCTTTGGTCAAGAAAAATAACACAATGCTTTGA